TGGTTTTTGCAAAAGTAAAAGGAGTTCAAAAAGAAGACTTACATATTGATGTTGAAGATTTTATTGCCGTAAAAGGATTTAAAGCATTAGGAAATCAATTGACAGCAGATAAATTAAAACAAGTTAATTTATTAGAACCATTGCCTTATGAAGAGCCGGTTGAGGAAGTTCCGGAAAAACCAGAATTATCAGAAGATGATGCGGTTGAAACAGAATTAGACGATGACGGCCAGATTGGTTTAGTTTTAGAATAACATAAAAACAAAAACGCTAAGATTGATTCTTAGCGTTTTTTTATACAAGACATTTTCTCTCAAGAGTTAAAAATCCTATAATTATACTTTTATAATTTTTAGCAGACTTCTTATGGAAGATTCCAATTCTATATTTGTTTTTTAAATGTTTCTAATAAAGTACCTGAATAAAAAATCGCAAATAAAAAATAAGAATGAAAATCAACCTCCTTTTTATAATATTACTGTTTTCTAGTTGTACAAATACTAGTGACTTTAATGGTCATGTATATGATTATGATACAGAGAAACCTATTCAGGATGTCGATGTTGATATTAACGGGAATAAGACCAAAACAGATAGTACAGGATATTTTTGTTTGGGAATAAACTCAAATTCAGCATACAAAATCCTCTTAAAAAAAGAAGATTATGTCACAAAAAAGATATACCGTAAACCTGATTCTCTTGGGAAATTTTCGCAAAAAAGTCTAAAATATAATAGACTTTATTTATTTACGAAAGAAAGTGATTTTACTAAATAATCAAAGTTTCTTATTTGAACAAAGCATTTAAATTAATCTGTTTTTTCTCCTTCAATTTACTTACGATCTTTAAAAAAGCAATTGCAGTAATATAAGCGTCACCCAAAGCGGTGTGTCTGTCTTTTTTAGAAATATCAAATTTATCGGCAAGATCGTCTAAAGTATAATGATCTTTTCGCTCAAACAAATGAGATTTGATTAGTGTCTTTTTGTATAAAATGGCAGTGTCTAAACGCTGATTAGTTAATTCAGGCAAACCATTTCTCTCGAGAGCTTTATTGATCATTGTAATGTCAAAAACGGTATGATGTGCAATGATTACAGAATCTCCCAAAAAAGCTAAAAATTGTTGTAAAGCTTCTAACTCAGAAGGACGCTGAATTACAAATGCCTTTAAAATACCATGAATCTGAGCTGT
This genomic window from Flavobacterium sp. 9 contains:
- a CDS encoding PolC-type DNA polymerase III, with product MSLFSFWKKEENLFDENITIEETRFVVLDTETTGFDYDSDRILCIGALVLQNGIISIQNSFEVYLEQDHYDKSTAQIHGILKAFVIQRPSELEALQQFLAFLGDSVIIAHHTVFDITMINKALERNGLPELTNQRLDTAILYKKTLIKSHLFERKDHYTLDDLADKFDISKKDRHTALGDAYITAIAFLKIVSKLKEKKQINLNALFK